DNA from Halobaculum sp. XH14:
GCCCGCCCTCGAGTTCGCGGTCGATGGCGTCCTCGTCCGAGAGCGCGTCCTCGAACGCGCCGCTCGCCTCGAGTTCGTCCATCGCCTGCGAGCGTGCCTCCATCTCCTCGGTGCGCTCCTCGGCGCGCTCGATGGAGCGGCCGACGTCCTCCATCTCGTCGCCGACGCCGGTCATCGCCTCGGAGACGCGGGTCGAGGCCTCGGCGGCCTCGTAGCGCGCCTTCATCGTCTCCTTTTTCGTCTTGAACTCGTCGATGCGGTTCTGGAGCTCGTCCTTCTTGTCGACGAGCTGGTCCTGCGTGTTCTGCAGGTCGGCGATCTGGCCCTCCAGGTCGTCGATCTGGTTCATCTTCGACTTCTTCTTCTCCAGCGCGCGGCGGGCCAGGTCCTCGCGGTCCTGCTGGACGGCCTCGCGGGCCTGTTCGTTGTGTTTCTCGACGTTCTCCT
Protein-coding regions in this window:
- a CDS encoding PspA/IM30 family protein: MGILSRASYVVRSKVNAILNRAEDPTETLDYSYEQMRDELQEVKQGIADLTTQKKRLEIQKRRLEENVEKHNEQAREAVQQDREDLARRALEKKKSKMNQIDDLEGQIADLQNTQDQLVDKKDELQNRIDEFKTKKETMKARYEAAEASTRVSEAMTGVGDEMEDVGRSIERAEERTEEMEARSQAMDELEASGAFEDALSDEDAIDRELEGGRTDREVDAELETLKAEFGKADADGEGATETADAAAESGSATEPDADAAEAADVEPSDEEVEAELEELRSEEENDN